The Novosphingobium aromaticivorans DSM 12444 genome segment TTGCGCTCATCACCCGCAACGATCTGTTCGTGCAGTACATCATCCTGCTAACTCCAGATCACGAACACCAGATGGCCCCCCAGGTCGGAGCCATGCGCAAGCTTGTCGATTCTTCAGCCGGGCTTTCGCTCATGGCGCGAATGGACGACCGTGCGATCGACAAGCTGGTGCGTTACTCCAACGCCTACAACAGCGGCGATGATCTCCGCGTATCCTATGCGCAGATCATGCAGCAGGTCGATTGGGTGCGGAACGTGGGCTATGCCTATGTGCCCAACCGGCCGACGCCCGCCGTGTCCTCGATCACCATGGCGCTCGATGCTGATCTCTATGGCGTTCCATTGGCGCTTGGCGTCGGCGGGCTGGCTGGTCGGATCGCGGATCGCAAGGACCAGATCGTCGAGACGCTTCGCGAACTCGTCACGACCTTCCGGCCTGCTCCCGGCGGAATATCGCGGACATGATTGTCTCGTGCGCATGCGCCGATCAGGTGCATGCAGCCCCCGCTCGCGAATAGTCTGCATCCCTGACCGGAGCCGTACCGCGCTCCGGCATGGGAGAGCGATGGGTGATGGTCGAGATCGACTTCCTGGGTGACCACCGTTGCCTGCTGGGCGAAAGCCCGGTGTGGGATGCACGGGGGCGAAGGCTGTGGTGGGTGGATGCCGTTGGAAACTCGATCCACGCGGCCACGCCAGAAGGCGTGCCTCTGGTATCGTGGCGTTACGAAGCGATGGTCGGCAGCATTGGTCTTGCGGAAACCGGCTTGGTCGCTGCGTTCTCCGATCATTTCGCGCTGATCGACGGGGCTACCGGTCGGGCAACGCCATTTGCTGCGGTTCCCGGAAACGATGGCGCCATGCGCCTCAATGATGGCAAGGTGGATCGCGGCGGAAACCACTACATTTGCGGGGAGACCCGCATGGCCGAAGGGGCGACCGGGACGCTGTTCCAGCTTGCGGCAAACGGTGCGCTTGCCCCGGTGGCCCGCGGGATGCGCATCTCCAATGCCACCTGCTTTTCGCCCGAGGGGTCACGGCTTTACTTTGCCGACAGCCTCGACGGCGCGATCCGCTGCCATGCCTACGATCCTGCTACGGGCACCGTCGGTGCCCGCGTCGGCACGATCGATCTCAAGTCCATCGGTCAGGCTCCTGATGGCGCCACGATCGATGCGGAGGGCAATCTCTGGATTGCACTTGTACTCGATCAG includes the following:
- a CDS encoding IclR family transcriptional regulator translates to MSQPAVKSALRTFEVLELFAERRAPLRLQDIHSALGYPQSSTTALLKSMVMCGYLNYDRDHRTYLPTTRVSMLGNWLPGYIQAAGGYRELVEELQRRTDETVALITRNDLFVQYIILLTPDHEHQMAPQVGAMRKLVDSSAGLSLMARMDDRAIDKLVRYSNAYNSGDDLRVSYAQIMQQVDWVRNVGYAYVPNRPTPAVSSITMALDADLYGVPLALGVGGLAGRIADRKDQIVETLRELVTTFRPAPGGISRT
- a CDS encoding SMP-30/gluconolactonase/LRE family protein, whose product is MVEIDFLGDHRCLLGESPVWDARGRRLWWVDAVGNSIHAATPEGVPLVSWRYEAMVGSIGLAETGLVAAFSDHFALIDGATGRATPFAAVPGNDGAMRLNDGKVDRGGNHYICGETRMAEGATGTLFQLAANGALAPVARGMRISNATCFSPEGSRLYFADSLDGAIRCHAYDPATGTVGARVGTIDLKSIGQAPDGATIDAEGNLWIALVLDQAVACVSPAGELIRRIDMPMPYPSCPAFGGPQLDTLYVTSIANSGHNLVTDHPDGGRIAVVRGLGVRGIAESLFTARSNAG